The Fulvivirga maritima genome segment ATACCTTCTCCTATTGCCAGTTTTAAAACTCTATTAGGCTCCATTGCAGCCAGAGCATAACCTACCATAACACCAATATCATGTCCTACGTAAAAAAATTGGGAATGTCCTAGCTGGTCCATTAAGGTTAACATATCATTGGCTAAAGTATCTACATCAAAACCGCTGTCAGGTCTTCCGGAAAGCCCAAAGCCTCTGGGATCTACCGTAATAACGGTAAAGTACTTACTTAAAGGGAGCATTAAATGGCGCCAGGCATACCAGTTTTCTGGCCAGCCGGCATGGAGTAGCAATGGAGTGCCTTGTCCACCAATAACTGCATGTATGCTTAGATTGCCAATATTGATATAATGGCTGTCAAATGTTTTTGTGAAATCAGTAGGCAAGTAGGGTACGTTGTGTACACTACCATATTCATTACTTGATATGGTGGTTTCGTGATTGTTCGGGTTTGTTGAATTCATTGTATTGTCTTTTATGATTTTATTTGTGCAAAATAAACCAGGTGCTTACTTTTGTACAAGTACTTACTTAAAAGTGAGGTACTAACATAAAAGTTAAAAACGTTGAAAATCAATGAGTAAGGAACGAAAAAAAATTACGCCATCTGATGATCATTGTCCAGTAAAGGCTTCTCTAAATATTTTGGGAGGTAAATGGTCACTGATTATTTTATATCAAATAAATGAACGGGTTATAAGGTATGGTGAGCTAAAAAGAGCCATTCCGGGAATTTCAGAAAAAATGTTAATTCAAGAGTTGAATAATCTTGTTAAAAATGGACTTGTTAATAAAAAGGCTTATCCGGAGATCCCCCCAAGAGTAGAGTATACTTTAACAAAGTCTGGTTATAAAACGCTTCCTATTATTGAGGCCTTAGCAGTTTTTGGTGAAGAAAATTTATTGTAAAAATGAACTTGGAATCTAATTGCACTAATCGTATGAAATTGTAGTTGGGGAAAAGCATACAAATGTCTGGTCTGTTGGTTAGCTTAGGCACTAATATCAAATGAAAATCATGGACTATTGGATTGACGATAGGCAATTGACGGTGTTAACACAAGATTCACTTCTCTTTGGTTCGTATCCCAAAAAGAAGTTGAATGAGTATAAGCTTAAGCTAGATCAAGGAGCCATTCCCATAGAACTCATGGGGTTTAGATTGGATTACATAAAATATATAGAAACGCAACATGATAATTCCAAAATAAAGTTTGAACTCGGAAGGAGGTCTAAAGAAACTATAGAATTTCGCTCAAGTCAACTGAAGCAAGAAGTATTAGATAAAATCATAGAAACTCGGCCTAACTTTATTGAAATCAGACCGCGAACATCAAAAATGTGGTTAACTTATTTTCTGGTCACAGCTTATATTGTTGCTGTTTTCTATTGTATGACTAGTGGCCATGGGGATTTTAGAGGTGGTGCAACACCATCAGCTCAAGCCATAGGGTACATTATGACTTGGTTTTCGAACACATTTTCTAAAGAATTGGTCTTAGCTGTTGGAATGGTGCTGATAATATGGAGAACTGTTATTTTAATTTTAAATCTCAGGAAAATTCCTAAGACGCTTAGATTGAAACAAAAATAATGATCCTGATATTTTCCCCACCTCAAAATCCCAAATAGAAGACTCTGAGTAGGGGAATGCTTGTTGTTGAAATGATTGTATGTCAGCTACTTTATATTAACTCTTAAAAGAACATCTTCTTTCTTCTTTTTATAAACTTCTACAATAAACTGGTCATCGTTAGGCTGCATCACTCTGGAGGGGGTAAGTTGGTATACCCTCATACCGTTCACATCTTCCGTATTGAATAGGTTAACGCGCTTCATATTACCTGTGGCGTCATCTATAGTGTAATCAGTGAGCAGGCCTACACCTTTATTCCCGATGATGTGGGGTACTTCATTGCCTTGTAAGTCTTCATTTTCAATATTATCTAAAAACACGAAATGATGCCTTCCTCCTTGGCGAAAATATTTGTATGACATGCTGCCTGCATTGTTATAATCGCTTTGCCTTTTAGGTATTTTATTGATCCACACAAGCTGGCCGTCAGGTGAAATTTTAGTGGCCAGAATATCATTGTAGTTATAAATAGTGTAGGTATGAGAGCGTCCATTAATGTTAGAGGTGAAGGTGTTTGCAGAAAATTGTTCTCCTACCATAATAATACTGCCATCTTCTAAAAGGTCTGCATGATCAAAATACAGGTTACTAAGTGAGGCTTTCTGATCTTCCTTTTTATCTTTTTTTATGTTTTTCC includes the following:
- a CDS encoding winged helix-turn-helix transcriptional regulator encodes the protein MSKERKKITPSDDHCPVKASLNILGGKWSLIILYQINERVIRYGELKRAIPGISEKMLIQELNNLVKNGLVNKKAYPEIPPRVEYTLTKSGYKTLPIIEALAVFGEENLL